One window from the genome of Rhodothermales bacterium encodes:
- a CDS encoding phosphoenolpyruvate carboxylase, whose amino-acid sequence NNEVISNSIRLRNPFTDVLNLLQIDLIRRYRAAESEDVDPVRRALFLSINGIAAAMQSTG is encoded by the coding sequence AATAACGAGGTGATCAGCAATTCGATTCGCCTCAGAAACCCGTTTACCGACGTCCTAAATCTGTTACAGATCGATTTGATTCGACGCTACAGAGCGGCAGAGTCGGAAGACGTCGATCCTGTTCGGCGAGCGCTTTTTCTCAGCATCAACGGCATCGCAGCCGCCATGCAGAGCACGGGCTAA